DNA from Ignavibacteria bacterium:
CGTTTGCAATGTTATCATCAATCGTATAATATCCGCAGTCAATTTCAAAATCATCAACTTCGTCTTCACTTAATATAACACTATTAAAAATCGGATTTCCATGACGGTCATACTGACAATAACCTTTGGAAGAAAAAAGAATTGCAAAAAAAATAATTGTAAAAATTAGAAATTTCATTGGGGGTATGTTTGTTGGAAATGAAAATAAGTAAATAATAAAATACTATAAATACTTTAACTCGATAAGTATTATAATTCATTGATTTTTTAATAACTTAATTCAAATTATTTATATTAATAAATTAATTTTGGCATAAAATTTGTTCTAATAATGGCGATTTTTGAAGATTATGGCAGACGAAATAAAATATACAGAAAGAGAAGCGCAATTAAAGTTCGCAGGTGACCTGTTCACCGATGTGTGGAAATTGCTTGAAAAGAAAAACCGCACTGAAGCTGAAGATGATGAGATGGTAAATGCGGCTCATGCGTCATTGCATTTCTGGACTCAGTTCGGAAAACCGAAAAATCTTGCGACGGGACATTGGCAGGTATCGCGCGTTTATTCCGTTTTGAAAAGACCTGAGCCGGCTTTATATCACGCTAAGAAATGTCTAGAGATATGCGAGAAGAATAAAATCTCCGAGAACGAATTTGACATTGCATGGGCTTATGAAGCAATCGCCGCCGCATATGCTGCAAAAGCACAGTTAGTAAAAGAAAAGAAAAAATAATTTTTTGCTATAAGCAAAAAATTATTCCCGCGAAGCGAGAACCCCAGCACAATTAATTATTAATTCTTTCTAAACTCGATTATATCACCTTCCGCAATTCCAAACTTATCACTCAGGCCACCATTTATTTCCACGACATACATAGCATTTTTTTCCGATGGCAATGAATCAAGACTGAAAGGTTTTGTCATTTTATAAATCTTTACAACTTCATTTTTTTCATTGATATAAATTATATCAAGCGGAATTTTTGTATTCTTCATCCAGAAGGATTGAGGTTCCGATCTTGGAAATAGAAAAATCATCGCTTCGTCTGTTCCCATCTGCGCGCGGTACATCAAACCCTGAGCACGTTCCTTGTCTTCATCTGAAACTTCAACATTAAATTTATGCAAAATTTTCTTGCCCCCTTTCTTCATAAAGGTAACCTCTCCTTCTTTTGTGAATATTGTATCAGTTATCGGAGGCGGCTGATACTGTTGAATTGTAGGTTGATGCGGAGGCGTCATCACTTCTTCTTTTTTGATAAAAAAGATATAAATCAAATATGCAGCAACTAAAACCAATACACCTATAAAAATATATTTCGGCATATTGCTGTTATTCTTATTGCTGTTCTGTTTGTTAACTTTATTTGTTTGTTTTGATTTAGACATATAATATATTATTTCTTATTTAGGAAGTTAGAAACACCCTTTTTGCATTCATCGGTCATGCGGGTGATTGCATTAAGGTCAACTGCATAGTCAAGCGCAGACTCAAAGCTCATAGAAGAAATATTTCTGAACATTTCTTTAGTAAGCATCATTGAGCTTAAAGGAAGCTTATTAAAATCATCGCACAACTTCATTGTAAAGTCTTCAAGCTCGTTTTGTTTTACGGCATAATTTGCAAACCCGATTCTGACCGCTTCATCTGCGTTAATAAATCTGGATGATAAGAGTAAATCTTTCGCGTGAGTTTCGCTAACACGCTTTAATAAAAAAATCATCACAATTGCAGGAATGAAACCGATTTTCACCTCAGTATATCCGAACTGTGCTTTGTCCGAAGAAATGATTATATCACACGCTGAAGCAATTCCGCATCCTCCTGCAAGAGCATAACCATCAACCATTGCAATGACCGGTTTTCTGCAGTTATATATTGCCATCAGCATATTTTTAAACTTCGTTGAGTCTTCTTTGTTCTGTAAAACATCAAACTCGGAAATTTTTTGAAGGTAATCGAGGAATAATCCCGAGCAGAAATTCCCTCCGGCTCCTGTGATTACAATTGATTTTGAGTCCTTGTCACCAGAAAACGAATTCATCGCATCGGTAATTTCAAAAATCATTTCTTCGTCAAGCGAATTTCGTTTCTCAGGACGGTTTAAAATTATTTTCCTTGTCTGATTGTAATGCTCAATTAAAATTTTATTGTAAGCCATTTATAATATTATGTGATTATTATTCTGAATGTTGATTAATTTTGCTTCGGTTAAAAAAAATTTTAGCAGATTTATTTCGTTTAATATATCTCTGGGTTTTCCCGCAGCGGCAATTTTTCCGTTATCCATAACAAGAACCCTGTTAGAATATTTTAAAGCAAGATTCAAGTCGTGGATTACATTAACTATTGTAAGTCCTTTACAAGCATTTAAAAATTTTAATATCTCAAAAATTTCTTTCTGATGATGAATGTCCAAAAACGTTACCGGCTCATCTATTATTAAAACCTTTCCCGACAAATCGGATGTAACATCAAGCTGAACTAACGCAAGTCCCAGCAGGCATTTTTGTTTTTCTCCTCCCGAAAGCTGACTCACAAGCTTATCTCTATAATGCTCGAAATTAGTCAGCTTTAAAACTTCATCGACAATTCTTCTGTCTATATTATTATAAGTATATTCAAAATTATTTTTATATGCATATCTCCCGAGAAGTAAAAACTCTGATACTTTAATGTCGTATGTTTCATTAATTGCAAATTGTGGAAGATAGCTGAATGATTTTGCGAGTTCTTTTCGCTTTATTTGCAGAATATTGTTATTATTATGAAGAATTTCTCCGCTATAATGATGAAATATTCCTGCAAGACATTTTATCAAGGTGGATTTTCCCGAACCGTTTCTTCCCGTAACACTTAAAAAATCTTTTTCAAAAATTTCTAAGTTAACATCAGATAACCTGAAACCGTTATTGGAATACTCAAAGTTCAGATTTTTTATTTCAACTAATGTTTTCATTAAGAAAAAATATCAGAATTAAAATTCATAGATAAAATTCATTTCATCAGGGTCGAAATACCACTCAAGCTCACCTTTAACATTTTCAACATCAAAGTTAATTTTACACACCGCAGCTTTCTTAAAACCGGTATTGGTTATATTCTGTCCTGTTAAATGAAACATAAGTTTTCCCATCGTCGGTTCATGACCGACACAGCATACTTCATCATGACCGGTGTTCTCAAGGAGTCCGATTATTTTCGCAATTGTTGTGTCAGTGCTCAGTTCATTTTTCAATTCAACGTTTATTTCTGCTTCGCTTGGAAAAACCAATCTGCTCGCAAGAATCTCCGCAGTCTGAACAGCTCTTATCAGCGGGCTTGAATAAATTAATCTGAGGTCACGCAGCTCATCTTTTAAACCATGAAAAACTGTGTTTGCTGTTAATCTTCCTTCCGGAGTTAGAAAACGAAATTCATCGCTCTGAACTACATCGGTTTCAAAAGATATAGCATCAGCATGTCTGATTAGATAAACTTTCAAAGGTTGATTATTTTTGCATTATTTTAGCAGTGACGGGCAAAGCTCCGTTTGGAGACTCAAGAATAACATCCGAGATTTGATTTTCGATATCGTTTTCGGAATCAACTTTTACGCGGATATAATTTGTTGTGTATCCTTCAACAGTGCCGTCATTTTTTTGCGCTTCAAATAAAACCGATTGCTTGGTTCCGATATATTTAGAGTAAAACGCAGAGCGTTTTTCGGTTGATAATGTTCTTAATTGTTCGCTTCTGTGACGGCGTTCGCTGATTTCAACCCTGCCGGGCAGTGTTACCGCAGTGGTATTTCTTCGTTCGGAGTATGTGAAAACGTGCAGATAGCTTATCGGCAACGACTCGAGGAAGTTATAAGTATTTTCAAAATGCGTTTTTGTCTCACCCGGGAATCCTGTGATGACATCAACACCGATTCCGACGTCTTTGATTTTATCATTTAGTTTGTAAATTAAATTTTCATAATAATCATTCGTGTATCTTCTTCTCATTAGCTTTAAAACATCTTTATCACCGCTTTGCAACG
Protein-coding regions in this window:
- a CDS encoding DUF192 domain-containing protein, with translation MSKSKQTNKVNKQNSNKNNSNMPKYIFIGVLVLVAAYLIYIFFIKKEEVMTPPHQPTIQQYQPPPITDTIFTKEGEVTFMKKGGKKILHKFNVEVSDEDKERAQGLMYRAQMGTDEAMIFLFPRSEPQSFWMKNTKIPLDIIYINEKNEVVKIYKMTKPFSLDSLPSEKNAMYVVEINGGLSDKFGIAEGDIIEFRKN
- a CDS encoding enoyl-CoA hydratase-related protein, translating into MAYNKILIEHYNQTRKIILNRPEKRNSLDEEMIFEITDAMNSFSGDKDSKSIVITGAGGNFCSGLFLDYLQKISEFDVLQNKEDSTKFKNMLMAIYNCRKPVIAMVDGYALAGGCGIASACDIIISSDKAQFGYTEVKIGFIPAIVMIFLLKRVSETHAKDLLLSSRFINADEAVRIGFANYAVKQNELEDFTMKLCDDFNKLPLSSMMLTKEMFRNISSMSFESALDYAVDLNAITRMTDECKKGVSNFLNKK
- a CDS encoding ABC transporter ATP-binding protein; translated protein: MKTLVEIKNLNFEYSNNGFRLSDVNLEIFEKDFLSVTGRNGSGKSTLIKCLAGIFHHYSGEILHNNNNILQIKRKELAKSFSYLPQFAINETYDIKVSEFLLLGRYAYKNNFEYTYNNIDRRIVDEVLKLTNFEHYRDKLVSQLSGGEKQKCLLGLALVQLDVTSDLSGKVLIIDEPVTFLDIHHQKEIFEILKFLNACKGLTIVNVIHDLNLALKYSNRVLVMDNGKIAAAGKPRDILNEINLLKFFLTEAKLINIQNNNHIIL
- a CDS encoding histidine phosphatase family protein, whose protein sequence is MKVYLIRHADAISFETDVVQSDEFRFLTPEGRLTANTVFHGLKDELRDLRLIYSSPLIRAVQTAEILASRLVFPSEAEINVELKNELSTDTTIAKIIGLLENTGHDEVCCVGHEPTMGKLMFHLTGQNITNTGFKKAAVCKINFDVENVKGELEWYFDPDEMNFIYEF